From a single Sorghum bicolor cultivar BTx623 chromosome 5, Sorghum_bicolor_NCBIv3, whole genome shotgun sequence genomic region:
- the LOC110435462 gene encoding uncharacterized protein LOC110435462, giving the protein MENREWMYTGFACRTTEWVQKSMAFLEHAFGEAAKGSRRMPCPCSKCKNMSRFEKSEMWKHIFKYGFVENYTRWIYHGEASRIREEVVRERLEEYDCDGGVPDMMEDAHDAYFGEGMEDEPEESAKAFYEMLKLAQKPLHDHTRVSQLDALGCLMGMKSQFSMSREHFDFTLTIIGTLLPEGHILPKNTYESKKLLRALKMPYEQIHACKEGCVLFRGHLKEATHCPKCNSSRYVEVNSSGGSLQQSHIPQ; this is encoded by the coding sequence ATGGAAAACCGTGAGTGGATGTACACGGGCTTCGCATGTAGGACCACAGAGTGGGTTCAAAAGTCCATGGCGTTCTTGGAGCATGCATTTGGCGAGGCCGCTAAAGGGTCGAGAAGGATGCCTTGTCCGTGCAGCAAGTGCAAGAACATGTCTAGATTCGAGAAGAGCGAGATGTGGAAACATATCTTCAAGTACGGGTTTGTTGAGAACTATACCCGCTGGATCTACCATGGTGAAGCCAGTCGAATTAGAGAGGAGGTGGTGAGAGAACGTCTAGAGGAGTATGATTGTGATGGCGGGGTGCCAGACATGATGGAAGACGCGCATGACGCATATTTTGGGGAAGGAATGGAGGACGAGCCAGAGGAATCCGCAAAAGCGTTCTATGAGATGCTCAAATTGGCACAAAAGCCCCTGCATGATCACACAAGGGTTTCGCAGCTGGATGCCTTGGGATGCTTGATGGGGATGAAGTCGCAGTTTAGCATGAGTCGAGAGCACTTTGATTTCACGTTGACAATTATTGGCACCCTTCTTCCGGAGGGTCACATTCTGCCTAAAAACACGTATGAGTCAAAGAAGCTTCTTCGTGCACTTAAGATGCCGTATGAGCAGATTCATGCATGTAAGGAAGGGTGCGTCCTGTTCAGGGGACATCTTAAGGAAGCAACACACTGTCCGAAATGCAATTCCTCTAGGTATGTTGAGGTAAACAGTAGTGGTGGCAGCTTACAACAGAGCCATATCCCCCAGTAG
- the LOC110435854 gene encoding uncharacterized protein LOC110435854 produces the protein MDTLQENTTHPHSRAQPRTHTPHTRPAPPAPTHAPSPAPRRRPRASARPARPPPVAARLPAPRAPRPTARRAAPRPPHPAPRPGQHAAPPWPKTPALPRALQPEKAAGGSRGRPGGEGRREAGQ, from the exons ATGGATACACTGCAA gaaaacacaaCACACCCGCACTCACGCGCCCAGCCCCGCACACACACGCCACACACGCGCCCAGCCCCGCCCGCCCCCACGCACGCGCCCAGCCCCGCTCCCCGCCGGCGGCCGCGCGCCTCCGCCCGCCCCGCCCGCCCCCCGCCGGTGGCCGCGCGCCTCCCCGCGCCCCGCGCGCCCCGCCCCACcgcccgccgcgccgcgccccgCCCGCCCCACCCCGCGCCCCGGCCCGGCCAGCACGCCGCGCCCCCGTGGCCCAAGACCCCGGCCCTCCCCCGCGCGCTGCAGCCAGAGAAGGCAGCGGGGGGCAGCAGAGGTAGGCCGGGAGGAGAAGGGAGAAGGGAGGCAGGCCAGTAG
- the LOC110435463 gene encoding proline-rich protein 2-like — MNQMQSDMQEQIQAQVQAATAKVLEEMVGYFGAIQIPGAVIPPIPPSLLQQLEAAQAGGGPVMYFGTPPQSAGSNPTPPEGPSPQGPSPQGGLHGAPPPQYVYPGAAPQYTWPPRCPPQFTWPGYSTRPPPQAGVYGGPLPQAGWPPLPRPPPGGST, encoded by the exons ATGAATCAGATGCAAAGTGACATGCAGGAACAGATCCAGGCCCAGGTACAAGCTGCCACTGCAAAGGTCTTGGAGGAGATGGTTGGCTACTTTGGGGCGATTCAGATACCAGGTGCGGTAATACCTCCCATCCCTCCCTCGTTACTACAGCAACTAGAGGCAGCGCAGGCAGGTGGTGGGCCAGTGATGTATTTCGGGACCCCG CCACAGTCAGCGGGTTCGAACCCGACTCCACCAGAGGGGCCTTCTCCACAGGGGCCTTCTCCACAGGGAGGGTTGCACGGTGCCCCTCCTCCACAGTACGTGTACCCTGGCGCTGCTCCGCAGTACACGTGGCCCCCTCGGTGCCCTCCGCAGTTCACTTGGCCAGGGTACTCGACTCGCCCTCCTCCACAGGCCGGGGTCTACGGTGGTCCTCTTCCGCAGGCCGGGTGGCCGCCTCTCCCTCGTCCACCGCCGGGTGGCTCTACTTAG